A window from Brachionichthys hirsutus isolate HB-005 chromosome 4, CSIRO-AGI_Bhir_v1, whole genome shotgun sequence encodes these proteins:
- the slc25a25a gene encoding calcium-binding mitochondrial carrier protein SCaMC-2-A: MLGLCLYVPVLNSDPIEVEYFESNGLPSELKSLFNKLSVFLPSQELSTYQKWRKKTLQGDGSGADVQLDFEEFVHYLQDYEKDLKLVVKSFNSETAGRVDLKAFTQSLRDLGVHISAQHAEKALGSMDTNGIITISSKDWSSHPTMERTDNIPEIILYWKHSTIFDVGENLTVPDEFTLEEKLTGMWWRHLASGGVAGSISRTCTAPLDRLKVMMQVYGSRNNKMHVMTGLMQMIREGGTRSLWRGNGVNVIKIAPETALKFMAYEQIKRLICSDKETVCVYERFIAGSLAGVISQSTIYPMEVLKTRLALRTTGQYFGISDCAKQIFRREGLGAFYKGYVPNMLGIIPYAGIDLAVYETLKNCYLQHYGSGGAAPGVCVLLACGTVSSTCGQLASYPLALIRTRMQAQAATVGSPRVTMTGLFKQILQTDGPTGFYRGLAPNFLKVIPAVSISYVVYERMKTHLGVTSR; the protein is encoded by the exons ATGCTCGGTCTGTGCCTTTACGTGCCGGTGTTGAACTCCGATCCAATCGAAGTGGAATATTTTGAGTCGAACGGGCTTCCGTCCGAATTGAAGTCTCTCTTCAATAAATTGAGCGTCTTCTTGCCGTCCCAAGAGTTATCAACGTACCAAAAATGGCGCAAG AAAACGTTACAGGGGGACGGAAGTGGCGCAGATGTGCAGCTGGACTTTGAGGAGTTTGTTCACTATCTGCAGGACTATGAGAAAGACCTGAAGCTCGTGGTGAAAAGCTTCAACAGTGAGACTGCAG GCCGTGTCGATCTGAAGGCGTTCACGCAGTCTCTTCGAGACCTTGGTGTCCATATTTCCGCGCAGCATGCAGAAAAGGCACTCGGGAG catggATACAAATGGAATAATAACTATTAGCAGTAAAGACTGGAGCAGCCATCCAACGATGGAGAGGACGGACAACATTCCCGAGATCATCCTTTACTGGAAACACTCCACG ATTTTTGATGTGGGTGAGAACCTTACGGTACCTGATGAGTTCACCCTGGAAGAGAAGCTCACTGGCATGTGGTGGAGACACCTGGCCTCCGGTGGAGTAGCGGGATCCATTTCTAGGACCTGCACCGCTCCCCTCGACAGACTCAAGGTCATGATGCAG GTGTATGGATCCAGAAACAACAAGATGCACGTCATGACTGGGCTGATGCAGATGATAAGAGAGGGCGGTACGAGGTCATTGTGGCGAGGCAACGGTGTCAACGTCATCAAAATTGCCCCCGAGACGGCCCTCAAGTTCATGGCATACGAGCAG atTAAACGTTTGATCTGCAGCGATAAGGAGACTGTCTGTGTCTATGAAAGATTCATTGCTGGATCTCTGGCTGGAGTCATATCCCAGAGCACAATCTACCCCATGGAG GTCCTGAAAACGCGTCTCGCTCTCAGAACAACCGGGCAGTATTTTGGGATCTCTGACTGTGCCAAGCAGATTTTCAGGAGAGAAGGTCTCGGAGCGTTTTATAAAGGCTACGTCCCCAATATGTTGGGCATCATCCCTTACGCGGGGATTGACCTGGCTGTGTACGAG ACTCTGAAAAACTGCTACCTGCAGCACTACGGCAGCGGGGGCGCTGCCCCCGgggtgtgtgtcctgctggccTGCGGTACCGTGTCCAGCACCTGCGGTCAGCTCGCTAGTTATCCTTTGGCTCTGATCCGCACCCGCATGCAAGCTCAAG CTGCGACCGTGGGCAGCCCACGGGTGACGATGACTGGCCTTTTCAAGCAGATCTTGCAGACGGATGGTCCGACTGGGTTCTACAGAGGCCTGGCCCCCAACTTCCTCAAAGTCATCCCTGCTGTCAGCATCAGCTACGTGGTGTACGAGCGCATGAAGACGCACCTTGGAGTAACGTCGCGTTGA
- the LOC137893197 gene encoding palmitoyltransferase ZDHHC12-A-like: protein MARSMFRAGFLVRATHTLLTWVVTLALFLHNTDLRKCEEQGELLLPVLFFLLVVLSVLLYFAVSLMDPGFLHTDAGGPCSNEDMESMIPQSSAPRLRRCGYCLLQQPMRAKHCQTCKRCVRRFDHHCPWIENCVGERNHRWFIVYLLVQLLALLWALQIALSGISPGDTWKLWFGANAFLLAALAVVAVFSVVVLLLLGCHLYLVSINCTTWEFMSRHRISYLKNCGNEENPFDRGVFCNLWDFFCICRTVVWEQMYHKSTTNSV, encoded by the exons ATGGCGCGCAGCATGTTTCGGGCCGGATTTCTTGTTCGGGCCACACACACCCTTCTGACATGGGTCGTCACCCTCGCACTGTTCTTGCACAACACCG ATTTGCGGAAGTGTGAGGAGCAGGGCGAGCTGTTGCTGCCGGTGCTGTTCTTTCTGCTGGTTGTGCTGTCGGTGCTGTTGTACTTTGCTGTTTCTTTAATGGACCCTGGCTTCCTCCACACTGATGCT ggtGGTCCGTGTTCAAACGAGGACATGGAGTCGATGATTCCTCAGTCTTCGGCCCCTCGACTGCGTCGCTGTGGATACTGCCTGCTGCAG CAGCCGATGAGAGCGAAACACTGTCAGACATGTAAACGCTGCGTCCGGCGTTTCGACCACCACTGCCCCTGGATCGAGAACTGCGTGGGAGAGCGGAACCACCGCTGGTTCATTGTCTACCTGCTGGTTCAGCTGCTCGCCCTGCTGTGGGCACTTCAAATTGCGCT GTCTGGAATCTCACCCGGCGACACGTGGAAGCTGTGGTTCGGAGCGAATGCCTTCCTGTTGGCCGCACTGGCTGTCGTTGCCGTCTTCTCTGTGGTGGTGCTGCTCCTGCTGGGCTGCCACCTCTACCTGGTCTCCATCAACTGCACCACCTGGGAGTTCATGTCCCGCCACAGGATCTCATACCTGAAGAACTGCGGAAACGAGGAGAACCCTTTTGACCGAGGAGTCTTCTGCAACCTGTGGGATTTCTTCTGTATCTGCAGGACAGTGGTGTGGGAGCAAATGTACCACAAAAGTACCACAAATTCAGTCTGA
- the LOC137893404 gene encoding serine/threonine-protein kinase N2-like, protein MLSTAQQMLQDSRSKIALIRLQIIKVAQAGGGGGPAGSLDSFTHRGMSPGTAGLVDAHLAELQHYIQRETDGLELAKDVVKQLEAISSMDQKALAEAKTRVQECSQKLDLLQLSLQKRLKERSHDPSKPEPGPPSPHSSRGECLLSPSPSILSSRPASLTGKLEVRLLGCEDLLKPQKHSDVSEDESLAARGTDGHFMEIGVVLRLDTRVVGRTHWAAASRLNWDQTFFIQLERSRELEVGVFSRDQGLMCAVAFLRLEQMMDKPNQDLELSLEPQGILHAKFQFIDSVVERQPKLRRQRCIFTKERGKNFLRAAQMNMNFATWGHLMMSILPRYSSFTTFSSSVSTSPDFVANNTPHSTEEAPQSTAPLASGAPVIRLSISEDQATPTGPGDVAAIITTDDSSVSATQEKVSSVKHREGSEDQPVSPLKIQVQDYKYISVLGRGHFGKVLLAECKTTGELHAVKALKKKDIVTRDEVDSLMSEKRIFEMINASRHPFLVNLHGCFQTSDHVCFVMEYLAGGDLMIHIHNNVFSEAQTRFYSACVLLGLEFLHLNKIIYRDLKLDNLLMDADGFVKITDFGLCKEGMGHGDRTSTFCGTPEFLAPEVLTDDNYTRAVDWWGMGVLIYEMLVGESPFPGEEEEEVFDSIVNDDVQYPGCLPPGAVSIIQKLLKKNPLKRLGAGERDANEVKGDEFFETIDWEALMTKKVKPPFLPSVKESTDVSNFDNEFTRLQPILSPPCKPFSLSAEQQEAFADFDFCALHG, encoded by the exons ATGTTGTCCACAGCCCAGCAGATGCTTCAGGATAGCCGCTCCAAGATTGCGCTGATCCGACTGCAGATTATCAAAGTGGCCCaggcgggcggcggcggcggccctgCTGGCAGCCTGGACAGCTTTACACATAGAG GGATGTCTCCAGGCACTGCCGGTCTTGTGGACGCTCAtttggcagagctgcagcattaCATCCAGAGAGAGACTGATGGGTTGGAGTTGGCCAAAGATGTGGTGAAGCAACTGGAGGCAATCTCATCCATGGATCAGAAGGCGCTGGCTGAG GCCAAGACCCGGGTGCAGGAGTGCTCCCAGAAGCTGGACCTCCTGCAGCTGTCCCTGCAGAAACGTTTGAAGGAACGCAGCCATGATCCGTCAAAGCCTGAACCTGGACCTCCATCCCCTCATAGCTCCAGAGGGGAATGTCTCCTGTCCCCCTCCCCATCCATCCTCTCTAGCAGACCCGCCTCCTTAACTG gAAAACTTGAAGTCAGACTTCTCGGATGTGAGGATTTACTGAAACCCCAGAAACACTCGGATGTCAGTGAGGATGAGTCACTCGCTGCTCGTGGGACGGACGGACACTTCA TGGAGATCGGCGTGGTGCTCAGGCTGGACACCAGGGTGGTCGGCCGGACGCACTGGGCAGCCGCCAGCAGGCTGAACTGGGATCAAACGTTCTTCATCCAATTGGAGCGG TCTCGGGAACTGGAGGTCGGCGTTTTCTCACGGGACCAGGGGCTGATGTGCGCCGTCGCATTCCTGCGACTGGAACAGATGATGGATAAACCAAACCAAGACCTGGAGTTGAGTCTAGAGCCACAGGGTATCCTCCATGCCAAG TTTCAATTTATTGACAGTGTTGTTGAGCGCCAACCGAAACTGAGACGTCAGCGATGTATCTTCACTAAAGAGAGAG GGAAGAACTTCCTCAGAGCAGCCCAGATGAACATGAACTTTGCCACATGGGGTCATTTGATGATGAGCATCCTTCCTCGTTACAGCTCCTTCACCACGTTCAGCTCGTCCGTCTCTACGTCCCCCGACTTTGTGGCCAACAACACCCCACATTCAACTGAGGAGGCGCCGCAAAGCACCGCTCCTCTGGCCAG TGGAGCTCCAGTAATTAGGCTCAGCATCTCTGAGgatcaggccacgcccactggcCCGGGAGACGTCGCCGCCATCATCACGACAGACGACTCATCTGTGTCTGCAACGCAAGAGAAAGTG tCGTCCGTAAAACACCGAGAGGGAAGTGAAGATCAGCCTGTATCTCCTTTAAA GATTCAGGTGCAGGATTACAAATATATCTCAGTTCTTGGCAGAGGACACTTTGGGAAG GTGCTGCTGGCAGAGTGTAAGACGACGGGAGAACTGCACGCCGTCAAAGCCTTGAAGAAAAAAGACATTGTGACACGAGATGAAGTGGACAG CCTTATGAGTGAGAAGAGGATCTTTGAGATGATCAACGCATCCAGACATCCATTCCTGGTGAACCTCCATGGCTGCTTCCAGACCAGCGACCATGTCTGCTTTGTCATGGAATATTTGGCAGGTGGTGACCTCATGATCCACATCCACAACAATGTCTTCTCCGAGGCCCAGACCAG GTTTTATTCAGCGTGTGTACTGCTGGGTTTAGAGTTCCTGCACCTCAATAAAATCATCTATCG AGATCTGAAGCTGGACAACCTGTTAATGGATGCAGATGGATTTGTGAAAATCACAGACTTTGGTCTCTGTAAAGAAG ggATGGGTCACGGAGATCGGACCTCGACTTTCTGTGGGACTCCTGAGTTTCTGGCTCCGGAGGTCCTTACAGACGACAACTACACCCGAGCAGTGGACTGGTGGGGGATGGGCGTCCTCATTTATGAGATGCTCGTGGGCGAG TCTCCCTTTcccggtgaggaggaggaggaggtattCGACAGTATAGTTAACGATGATGTGCAGTATCCAGGATGTCTCCCCCCTGGTGCTGTCTCCATTATTCAGAAG TTGTTGAAGAAAAACCCGCTGAAAAGACTTGGAGCTGGAGAGAGGGATGCGAATGAGGTGAAAGGCGACGAATTCTTTGAG ACCATCGACTGGGAGGCCTTGATGACGAAGAAAGTCAAACCACCGTTCCTGCCGTCAGTCAAAGAGTCCACGGATGTCAGCAACTTTGACAACGAGTTCACTCGCCTCCAGCCAATCCTGTCGCCTCCCTGCAAGCCCTTCAGCCTctctgcagagcagcaggaagccttTGCAGACTTTGACTTCTGTGCTTTGCATGGATGA